The genomic DNA CTGGGCTGCGGGGGGCGGCGGCGATGTGATCGTGCGCCTCATGGGCACGAGTCTTCAGAAGCGGCTCGGCCAGGCCGTCGTGGTTGACAACCGCCCCGGCGCCGTCGGAACCATCGGTAGCGTCGCGGCAGCGCGCAGCCCGGCCGACGGCTACACGCTCGTCTACGGCGGCATGGAGTCGCACACCATCGCGCCCCATGCGATGAAGAAGGCACCTTACGACCCCAAGAAGGAATTTGTTGCCATTGCGCCGCTGGGCTTCTTCCCTGCGGCCCTGGTCGTGAGCGCTTCACACCCAGCCAAGAACCTGAACCAGTTCCTGCAGATGGCCAAGGATGCCAAGACCCCGATGAGCTTCGGCTCGTGGAGCACCGCCACGTCCGGACACCTCATGATGGAGGCCCTGAAGGTGGCCAAGAGCGTCGATCTCCTGCATGTGCCCTACAACGGCACCGCGCCCCTGCTCAATGCCCAGCTGTCTCAACAGGTCGATTGTTCCATCAACGTCCTGTCGACCGTGGAACCCCACATCCGCAGCGGTACGCTGCGCCTGCTGGCGGTTTCAATGCCCCAACGCCTGCCGGAGTTTCCGGACGTCCCGACCCTGAAAGAAATCGGTCTCAATGTCGAACGGGGACCATGGGTGGGAATTTTCGGCCCGGCCGGAATGCCGGAAGACGTCATCTCGCGCGTGCACGAGGCAGTCGACGCCACCCTCAGGGAGCCAGCCATCGTCGAGCAGACCAAGAAGATGTTCTTCGTCGTCGAGCACATGGATCAGCGCGCGTACCAGAACTTCTATTT from Acidovorax sp. A79 includes the following:
- a CDS encoding tripartite tricarboxylate transporter substrate binding protein codes for the protein MTQPQVKRRTVLGSLGATMLSTWACPTLAQGAVFPHRPIKIIVPWAAGGGGDVIVRLMGTSLQKRLGQAVVVDNRPGAVGTIGSVAAARSPADGYTLVYGGMESHTIAPHAMKKAPYDPKKEFVAIAPLGFFPAALVVSASHPAKNLNQFLQMAKDAKTPMSFGSWSTATSGHLMMEALKVAKSVDLLHVPYNGTAPLLNAQLSQQVDCSINVLSTVEPHIRSGTLRLLAVSMPQRLPEFPDVPTLKEIGLNVERGPWVGIFGPAGMPEDVISRVHEAVDATLREPAIVEQTKKMFFVVEHMDQRAYQNFYFSEIDRWGQYVKTAKVAIE